A region of Desulfolithobacter dissulfuricans DNA encodes the following proteins:
- a CDS encoding cache domain-containing protein — MKGKDMPATRRRPSLSYAPFRASLLVILALAFFIGIFWIINEYQTYRESIANIRHTYRELYQARVREEMDNMLGFIVHRRSQADMRVENELREKVRTAYTIASHIYRMYREEKNTPELRAMVAEILRPIRWNNGRGSYFAGRLEEGTIDLFADNPFLEGLKIGRLPDGQGRSLPPEIIRILRDKGAGIYRYRFMKEDVGDRSFPGILFVKYFAPFDWYIGAAVSNEAMEHLLQEDILSTIQDIRFDEDGFILCFRFDGTIISHPEKKFIGRSITDLVGSQGTPYGRAMLEAALKPEGEHYIHYQMNQGGSRKSGQRLSYVQAYPDWNWILATDMSMASMEKAITEETRTYVTISFKNVFIFIGLFAVAVLFLLGLAYYHSSKIKHGISLFTDFFRKAADNQVKIRDQDLAFAEFEDLARLANTMVDDRIQKERILRRDELRLDTLLQLGMMEGHDIRDKYDFVLHRIVQITGSASGYIALVNNTQTHATLCSRVTIHTGQFGLGPDDNAAPRSVEEGDLIGTCVLKKKPFILNTTAQTNRFPAYPYSRPVRRRLDVPISNDSRVVLVAGVCDSSRDYDNSDIRQMTMLLEGMWLHVLKICSEKERAILERQVIAISEEERSRIGRDLHDDLGSHLSGVELLSKVLQQKLEKEVPAEAEQLGAIRELIREAIEKTRRLSRGLYPVHIREYGLKAAIEELVVELEQLFPVRCSLSIDPQVEEVATNQASHVYYIIREAMFNAARHGRPEKIEIIVRREHLHLSVRIIDNGKGFAEKDSKKGMGLHTMQYRAKAIGASLNIEPGPTGGTMVTLEGKVFK; from the coding sequence ATGAAGGGGAAAGATATGCCCGCAACGAGACGGCGTCCCTCCCTCTCCTATGCCCCCTTCCGGGCCTCGCTCCTGGTCATTCTGGCCCTGGCCTTTTTTATCGGCATCTTCTGGATAATCAACGAGTATCAGACCTACCGGGAAAGCATCGCCAATATCCGCCACACCTACCGGGAGCTGTACCAGGCCCGGGTACGGGAAGAGATGGACAACATGCTGGGGTTCATCGTGCACCGCCGCTCCCAGGCCGACATGCGGGTTGAAAACGAGCTCCGGGAGAAGGTCCGTACCGCCTACACCATCGCCTCGCACATCTACCGCATGTACCGGGAGGAAAAGAATACTCCCGAGCTGCGGGCCATGGTGGCCGAAATCCTCCGCCCCATCCGCTGGAACAACGGCCGGGGCTCCTATTTCGCCGGCCGCCTCGAGGAGGGTACCATTGACCTCTTTGCCGACAACCCTTTTCTTGAAGGGTTAAAGATCGGGCGGCTTCCAGACGGGCAAGGCCGCTCGCTGCCTCCGGAAATCATCAGGATTCTCCGGGACAAGGGTGCCGGGATCTACCGCTACCGGTTCATGAAAGAAGATGTGGGGGACAGAAGTTTTCCCGGCATTCTCTTTGTCAAGTATTTCGCTCCGTTCGACTGGTACATCGGCGCCGCCGTATCCAACGAGGCCATGGAACACCTCCTCCAGGAGGATATCCTCTCCACCATCCAGGACATACGCTTTGACGAAGACGGGTTCATCCTCTGCTTCCGCTTCGACGGGACCATTATCAGTCATCCGGAGAAAAAATTCATCGGCCGATCCATCACCGATCTGGTCGGCAGCCAGGGAACACCCTATGGCCGGGCCATGCTGGAGGCCGCCCTGAAACCGGAGGGGGAACATTATATCCACTACCAGATGAACCAGGGAGGTTCCAGAAAGAGCGGCCAGCGGCTCAGTTATGTCCAGGCCTATCCGGACTGGAACTGGATCCTGGCCACCGACATGTCCATGGCATCCATGGAAAAGGCCATTACCGAGGAAACCCGCACCTATGTGACGATTTCCTTTAAAAACGTCTTCATCTTCATCGGCCTTTTTGCCGTGGCGGTCCTCTTTCTTCTGGGCCTGGCCTACTATCATTCAAGCAAAATCAAGCACGGTATCAGCCTGTTCACCGACTTCTTCCGCAAGGCAGCCGACAACCAGGTCAAGATCCGGGACCAGGATCTGGCCTTTGCCGAGTTCGAAGACCTGGCCCGGCTGGCCAACACCATGGTGGACGACCGGATCCAGAAGGAACGCATCCTCCGGAGGGACGAACTGCGGCTCGACACCCTGCTCCAGCTCGGGATGATGGAGGGCCATGATATCCGGGACAAGTATGATTTTGTTCTCCACCGCATTGTCCAGATCACCGGCTCTGCCTCCGGCTACATCGCCCTGGTCAACAACACCCAGACCCATGCGACCCTGTGCTCCCGGGTCACCATCCATACCGGGCAGTTCGGCCTGGGACCGGATGATAACGCCGCTCCCAGGTCCGTTGAAGAAGGCGACCTGATAGGCACCTGCGTGCTGAAGAAAAAGCCATTCATTCTCAATACCACGGCCCAGACCAACCGTTTCCCGGCCTATCCCTACAGCCGACCGGTGCGTCGTCGTCTGGACGTGCCGATCAGCAACGACTCCAGAGTGGTCCTGGTGGCCGGGGTCTGCGACAGCAGTCGCGACTACGACAACTCCGACATCCGGCAGATGACCATGCTGCTGGAGGGCATGTGGCTCCATGTCCTGAAGATCTGTTCGGAAAAGGAGCGAGCCATCCTGGAGAGACAGGTGATCGCCATCAGCGAGGAGGAACGGAGCAGGATCGGCCGCGACCTGCACGATGATCTAGGCTCCCACCTGAGCGGGGTGGAACTTCTGAGCAAGGTCCTGCAGCAGAAGCTGGAAAAAGAGGTCCCGGCCGAGGCCGAACAACTCGGCGCCATCCGGGAGCTGATCCGGGAGGCCATCGAAAAAACCCGTCGTCTCTCCCGGGGGCTCTACCCTGTCCATATCAGAGAGTATGGCCTCAAGGCGGCCATCGAAGAACTGGTGGTGGAGCTGGAACAGCTCTTCCCGGTCCGGTGCAGCCTCTCCATTGATCCGCAGGTGGAAGAAGTTGCCACCAACCAGGCTTCCCATGTATACTACATCATCCGCGAGGCCATGTTCAACGCCGCCCGGCATGGCCGTCCGGAGAAGATCGAGATCATCGTCCGACGCGAACATCTCCACCTGTCGGTGCGCATCATCGATAACGGGAAAGGTTTTGCGGAAAAGGACAGCAAAAAAGGCATGGGGTTGCACACCATGCAGTACCGGGCCAAGGCCATCGGAGCCAGCCTGAACATCGAGCCCGGCCCGACCGGGGGCACGATGGTAACCCTTGAGGGAAAGGTGTTCAAGTGA
- a CDS encoding ABC transporter substrate-binding protein, with the protein MWHTVLNQKKAPGKRARHYRAWLLAGLLFLSLATMAMARTGDSLPPLVLGQSCALSGPAKNLGLEMRAGLQAALAEINDEGGIRGRNIVLLSRDDGYEPDRAIRNTLELIQSDQVFLLIGEVGTPTSKAVIPIVEQYRIPFFAPFTGAELLRTPFRRYVINVRASYYQEMEKLVSYLTDQKKISRIACFYQNDSYGFDGLKGIEQALRRRGMELVSRGSYERNTIAVMGGLREIYRAEPEAVILVGTYAACAEFIKLSKARNKSARIFANISFVGTESLKQVLGPHGDQVIVSQVVPYPWDIRIPLIRQYRNAMHKYQRDYPIGFITLEGYIAGKLFAAIARAVPGELTREKFIDTMEKIGRFDLGGVVLDFGPTDHQGMESIYLTTIYPAIQKVQDGERR; encoded by the coding sequence ATGTGGCATACCGTTTTGAACCAGAAAAAGGCACCGGGAAAAAGGGCGCGCCACTACCGCGCCTGGCTGCTAGCGGGCCTCCTTTTTCTAAGCCTTGCCACCATGGCCATGGCCCGGACCGGCGACTCCCTTCCGCCGCTGGTTCTTGGCCAGTCCTGCGCGCTCAGTGGACCGGCCAAGAACCTGGGCCTGGAGATGCGGGCCGGGCTCCAGGCCGCCCTGGCCGAGATCAACGACGAAGGCGGTATCAGGGGCCGGAATATCGTCCTCCTCAGCCGCGACGACGGGTATGAACCGGACCGGGCCATCCGCAACACCCTGGAGCTGATCCAGAGCGATCAGGTCTTCCTCCTCATCGGCGAAGTGGGCACCCCCACTTCCAAGGCGGTGATCCCCATCGTCGAGCAGTACCGGATCCCCTTCTTCGCCCCCTTCACCGGAGCGGAGCTTCTGCGGACCCCGTTTCGCCGCTACGTGATCAATGTCCGGGCCAGCTACTACCAGGAGATGGAAAAACTGGTCTCCTACCTCACGGACCAGAAAAAGATCAGCCGGATCGCCTGCTTCTACCAGAACGACTCCTACGGCTTTGACGGCCTCAAGGGTATCGAACAGGCCCTCAGGCGCCGCGGGATGGAACTGGTGTCCCGGGGCAGTTACGAGAGAAACACCATCGCGGTCATGGGCGGGCTGCGGGAAATATACCGGGCAGAGCCCGAGGCCGTGATTCTGGTGGGGACGTACGCGGCCTGCGCTGAATTCATCAAGCTGAGCAAAGCCAGGAACAAGAGCGCGCGGATATTTGCAAACATCTCCTTTGTCGGCACCGAAAGCCTCAAACAGGTCCTGGGACCCCATGGCGACCAGGTGATCGTCTCCCAGGTGGTACCCTACCCCTGGGACATCCGGATTCCCCTTATCCGCCAATACCGCAACGCCATGCACAAGTACCAGCGGGACTACCCCATCGGCTTCATTACCCTGGAAGGCTACATTGCCGGCAAACTTTTTGCCGCCATTGCCAGGGCCGTACCCGGTGAACTCACCCGGGAAAAATTCATCGACACCATGGAAAAGATCGGCCGCTTCGATCTCGGTGGCGTGGTGCTGGATTTTGGCCCGACCGACCACCAGGGCATGGAGTCCATTTACCTGACCACCATCTATCCGGCGATCCAGAAGGTACAGGACGGAGAGAGGCGATGA
- a CDS encoding molybdopterin molybdotransferase MoeA: MEPHRDREDVLVYVQSDISCRDGDRCLIGLEQARSMILEIPFLEQEKVALDRACGRIAARDIRATSDCPSLDASLKDGYAVFSPDLEGASKSSPVALEISGTVTAGQGDGDVLLHPGHAVRIMTGSVLPRGATAVLAAEFAREEENGRRVIALRDAGPGRNILARGSDVRAGTVLARAGTRLSPAGVGLLAAGGVACLDVVRRPRVVIVATGSELVAPGQPIGPGQVAASNMVTLAAELERIGIQAETVIIRDNLEQLARELHPLMERFDVVLTCGGVLDGDKDFTLEAMDRLGVEMRFRRVRVGPGKGVCMGWRRETLVFNLPGGPPSNHVAFLLLALPGILRRGGVQDPFASRIHAAASGWLRGQEGWTQVIYGRLREKNGQLVASPLLGMSRLQAMAVANCLIEIPEQKAALEAGEITTVWKIV; this comes from the coding sequence ATGGAGCCGCACAGGGACAGGGAGGATGTTTTGGTGTATGTGCAGTCAGATATCAGCTGTCGGGATGGAGATCGGTGTCTGATCGGTCTGGAGCAGGCCCGCAGCATGATTTTGGAGATCCCCTTTCTGGAGCAGGAGAAGGTGGCCCTTGACCGGGCCTGTGGCCGTATAGCGGCCCGGGACATCCGGGCGACGTCGGATTGCCCTTCTCTTGATGCCTCACTCAAGGACGGGTATGCTGTCTTTTCTCCGGACCTGGAAGGTGCGTCTAAGTCCAGCCCGGTGGCCCTTGAGATCTCCGGGACGGTCACGGCCGGCCAGGGAGATGGGGATGTTTTGCTGCATCCGGGGCATGCCGTGCGGATCATGACCGGTTCGGTCCTGCCCCGGGGAGCCACCGCGGTCCTGGCCGCGGAATTTGCCCGGGAAGAAGAAAATGGGCGCCGGGTGATCGCTCTGCGTGATGCCGGACCCGGGCGCAATATCCTGGCCCGGGGCAGCGATGTCCGGGCCGGCACAGTGCTTGCCCGGGCCGGTACCCGTCTTTCTCCGGCCGGGGTCGGCCTGCTGGCCGCCGGTGGGGTTGCCTGCCTTGATGTGGTCAGGAGACCGCGGGTGGTGATCGTGGCCACCGGCAGTGAGCTGGTTGCGCCCGGTCAGCCCATCGGTCCGGGCCAGGTGGCGGCCAGCAACATGGTAACACTGGCGGCGGAACTGGAGAGGATCGGGATCCAGGCCGAAACCGTCATCATCCGGGACAACCTGGAGCAGCTCGCCCGGGAACTCCATCCCTTGATGGAACGTTTTGACGTGGTTTTGACCTGCGGCGGGGTCCTGGACGGGGATAAGGATTTTACTCTGGAGGCCATGGACCGCCTGGGGGTAGAGATGCGGTTTCGCCGGGTCCGGGTGGGGCCCGGCAAGGGAGTGTGCATGGGTTGGCGCCGGGAGACCCTGGTCTTCAACCTGCCCGGCGGCCCGCCATCCAACCATGTGGCCTTTCTGCTCCTGGCCCTGCCGGGGATTCTGCGGCGGGGCGGTGTGCAGGATCCTTTTGCCAGTCGGATCCATGCCGCTGCCAGTGGTTGGTTGCGCGGCCAGGAGGGGTGGACCCAGGTCATTTACGGCCGGTTGCGGGAAAAAAATGGACAGCTTGTGGCCAGTCCCCTTTTGGGAATGAGCCGGTTGCAGGCCATGGCAGTGGCGAATTGCCTTATTGAAATACCTGAACAGAAAGCGGCCCTGGAGGCCGGAGAGATAACAACAGTATGGAAGATCGTGTAA
- the fdhD gene encoding formate dehydrogenase accessory sulfurtransferase FdhD, whose translation MEDRVTLVQNTTVVTPDGREDREECLAIEVPYKVALNDREIGASMVLETGLEEFGAGFLFGQGYITAPGQVREVLVCPEGRISVYADVDDDAEPKEVIVTSGCGGTGKISREMLEGAFDPLQEYSITFDEIRRFIRQVLHASPLGQATHCVHGCGFWADGKLQGFYEDVGRHNAVDKVIGAILLGKFSARGAIYTTGRLTSDMVLKCARIGIPIIMSRTAPSSLGLAIARRAGVTLAAYARPERVNIFNESFRIITD comes from the coding sequence ATGGAAGATCGTGTAACGCTTGTTCAGAACACAACAGTGGTGACCCCGGATGGCCGGGAAGACCGTGAAGAATGCCTGGCCATTGAGGTGCCGTACAAGGTGGCGCTCAATGATCGGGAAATCGGGGCCTCCATGGTGCTGGAGACAGGGCTTGAGGAATTCGGAGCCGGATTTCTTTTCGGGCAGGGCTATATTACCGCGCCAGGCCAGGTGCGGGAGGTGCTGGTCTGTCCCGAGGGACGTATCTCCGTGTATGCGGACGTGGATGATGATGCTGAGCCAAAGGAGGTTATTGTGACATCCGGTTGTGGGGGTACCGGCAAGATTTCCCGGGAAATGCTGGAGGGCGCTTTTGATCCGCTTCAGGAGTACTCGATTACCTTTGACGAGATCCGCCGGTTTATCCGCCAGGTGCTTCACGCTTCACCACTGGGTCAGGCCACCCATTGTGTGCATGGGTGCGGGTTCTGGGCCGATGGGAAACTGCAGGGTTTTTACGAGGATGTGGGGCGCCATAATGCCGTAGACAAGGTGATTGGCGCCATTTTGCTGGGGAAATTCAGTGCCCGGGGTGCCATCTACACCACCGGTCGGCTGACCTCGGACATGGTGCTCAAATGCGCCCGGATAGGGATTCCCATCATCATGTCACGCACGGCCCCCTCTTCCCTGGGTCTTGCCATTGCCCGGCGGGCCGGGGTGACCCTTGCCGCCTATGCCCGTCCGGAACGGGTCAATATCTTCAACGAATCCTTCCGAATCATAACCGACTGA
- a CDS encoding helix-turn-helix transcriptional regulator gives MEKMLSLDDLWSRAVGFEASYIRLRGRSMVAEGEKVFLSTREVAELLDVNEKVVYTLIAEKGLPATKVTGKWLFPRHLVTAWIETSVQNRPLEGAGVLDENLLVIAGSNDPLLERLVSQYNAQFQETLAVFGSVGSLGGLRALDQGLCRIGCAHLMHSDESGYNFAYLDRQMTGPRPVVVNFCYREQGLLVAPGNPKKITGIPSLAGGELVMVNRGPSTGTRVLFDHELKKHGLRGEQIPGYGVELGTHLAVGLEVLAGRADVGPGIRTVATLLGLDFVSLRWERFDLLISKKRFFDRPVQRFLGLLQEESFHEIARTLDGYDLKSSGKMVYPDSD, from the coding sequence ATGGAGAAAATGTTATCCCTGGATGACCTGTGGTCCAGGGCCGTTGGTTTTGAAGCATCATACATTCGTTTACGGGGGAGAAGCATGGTAGCGGAAGGGGAAAAGGTCTTTCTCAGTACCAGAGAGGTGGCTGAGTTGCTCGATGTCAACGAAAAGGTCGTCTACACCCTGATCGCGGAAAAGGGGCTGCCGGCCACCAAGGTGACCGGTAAGTGGCTTTTTCCCCGGCATCTGGTCACCGCCTGGATAGAAACCAGTGTCCAGAACCGTCCCCTGGAGGGAGCCGGGGTCCTGGACGAGAACCTCCTGGTTATCGCCGGCAGTAACGACCCCCTGCTGGAGCGTCTTGTCAGCCAGTACAACGCTCAGTTCCAGGAAACTCTGGCTGTCTTTGGTTCGGTGGGCAGCCTTGGAGGGTTGCGGGCCCTGGATCAGGGACTGTGCCGGATCGGTTGCGCCCATCTCATGCACAGTGACGAGTCGGGCTACAACTTCGCCTACCTGGACCGGCAGATGACCGGTCCCCGGCCGGTGGTGGTTAACTTCTGCTACCGGGAACAGGGACTTCTGGTGGCCCCCGGAAATCCGAAAAAGATTACCGGGATCCCCTCCCTGGCCGGGGGAGAACTGGTCATGGTCAACCGCGGCCCGAGCACCGGAACCCGGGTGCTTTTCGATCATGAGCTTAAAAAACATGGTCTCAGGGGCGAGCAGATACCTGGTTACGGAGTCGAACTGGGGACCCACCTGGCCGTGGGCCTCGAGGTCCTGGCCGGGCGGGCGGATGTGGGCCCGGGTATCCGTACGGTGGCTACCCTGCTCGGGCTGGATTTCGTTTCCCTGCGCTGGGAACGGTTTGATCTGCTCATTTCCAAGAAGCGGTTTTTTGACCGGCCGGTGCAGCGGTTTCTCGGCTTGCTGCAGGAGGAATCTTTTCACGAGATTGCCCGCACCCTGGATGGCTATGACCTGAAATCCAGCGGCAAGATGGTCTATCCCGACTCAGACTGA
- a CDS encoding substrate-binding domain-containing protein, whose translation MFWQKLLFPVVLALVLISSPVQAGEILMMATTTSTDNTGLLDYLAPVFEKDTGITLRWVAVGTGKALQLGRNCDVDILFVHAPAAEKKFVKNGFGTNRQQVMYNDFVIIGPVEDPAGIKGLTPNAALKKIEKKQALFLSRGDNSGTNKKERALWKQALGWVPEKQQWYLQTGQGMLSTINMAAEKKGYTLTDRGTWIKYMAQKGEANQLMIVVEGDSGLFNQYSVITINKDCPKVQTALADRFTRWVTSEKIQQLIKDFRLLGQPLFIPSAK comes from the coding sequence ATGTTTTGGCAGAAACTGTTGTTCCCTGTTGTGCTGGCTCTGGTTCTGATTTCTTCGCCCGTTCAGGCCGGAGAAATCCTGATGATGGCCACGACCACCAGTACCGACAATACCGGGCTGCTTGATTATCTTGCGCCGGTGTTTGAAAAGGACACGGGTATCACCCTTCGCTGGGTGGCCGTGGGAACCGGCAAGGCCCTGCAGCTTGGGCGGAACTGCGATGTGGATATTTTGTTTGTCCATGCACCGGCCGCGGAAAAAAAGTTTGTAAAAAACGGTTTTGGTACAAATCGCCAGCAGGTAATGTATAATGATTTCGTGATTATCGGGCCTGTCGAGGATCCGGCTGGAATCAAGGGGCTGACACCGAACGCTGCCTTGAAGAAAATAGAGAAAAAGCAGGCCCTGTTTCTGAGCCGGGGTGACAATTCAGGAACCAACAAGAAAGAACGTGCTCTCTGGAAGCAGGCCCTGGGATGGGTTCCGGAAAAGCAGCAGTGGTACCTCCAGACCGGTCAGGGAATGCTGTCCACGATCAATATGGCGGCTGAAAAGAAGGGGTACACACTGACCGACAGGGGAACCTGGATAAAATACATGGCCCAGAAGGGCGAAGCGAATCAGCTCATGATCGTGGTTGAGGGTGATTCCGGCCTGTTCAATCAGTACAGCGTGATTACGATCAACAAGGACTGTCCCAAGGTGCAGACTGCACTTGCAGACCGTTTCACCCGGTGGGTTACGAGTGAGAAAATACAGCAATTGATCAAGGACTTCAGGCTGTTGGGGCAACCTCTGTTTATTCCCAGCGCAAAATAA
- a CDS encoding ABC transporter permease — translation MTLFTEGFVRALQLLASGDPGVYSAIGATVTVSTWSLAASLVIGVPAGFMLGYCRFPGKRIVRTIVDTLLALPTVFIGLVVYTLLSRSGPLGELNLLFSLSGIAIGQTVLGLPIIIALTASQVETLDQRLYSTLIGLGARPAQVLLATVLEARFGLLAAAVTAYGRILTEVGISMMVGGNIKYHTRTITTAIALETGKGEFITGIALGLVLLAIALVVNGSLSVLKKRWPV, via the coding sequence GTGACACTCTTTACAGAAGGTTTTGTTCGGGCACTCCAGCTCCTTGCATCCGGTGATCCGGGAGTGTACTCGGCCATCGGTGCCACGGTTACGGTTTCTACCTGGTCACTGGCGGCAAGCCTGGTCATTGGCGTGCCGGCTGGTTTCATGCTGGGGTACTGCCGGTTTCCGGGCAAGCGTATTGTCCGAACCATTGTGGATACCCTGCTTGCCCTGCCCACGGTGTTCATAGGCCTTGTGGTGTATACCCTGCTCTCCAGAAGCGGCCCCCTTGGGGAGCTGAACCTGCTTTTCAGTCTGAGCGGTATTGCCATTGGCCAGACCGTGCTCGGCCTTCCCATAATTATTGCCCTGACTGCTTCCCAGGTGGAAACACTGGATCAGCGGTTGTACAGTACGCTGATCGGCCTGGGAGCCCGGCCCGCTCAGGTGCTGCTGGCCACCGTGCTCGAGGCCCGGTTTGGACTGCTCGCAGCAGCAGTTACAGCCTATGGCCGTATTCTGACCGAGGTCGGCATCTCCATGATGGTGGGCGGTAATATCAAGTACCATACCCGCACCATTACCACTGCCATTGCCCTGGAGACCGGCAAGGGCGAATTTATAACCGGTATTGCCCTGGGGCTGGTTCTGCTGGCCATTGCCCTGGTGGTGAACGGTTCGCTTTCGGTGTTGAAAAAACGGTGGCCTGTATGA
- a CDS encoding energy-coupling factor ABC transporter ATP-binding protein: MSALYRLQNVRQSYDGRTVLAIDDLELPENGIIGFFGPNGSGKSTLFSLLSLVSRPCSGKILFRGLDTEKLQPEQRRCITILPQEPYLLKRTVFDNVAYGLKIRDIRDGLEKKVHEALSWVGLPASFAGRKWYQLSGGEVQRVALAGRLILRPEVLILDEPTASVDIGSAQRIREAVFLARKQWQTTLLIASHDQGWLDQVSNYRVGLFQGRVVNHGAVNFLFGPWQENGADQMVKKFPDGQILVLPGPADKNRNVSVAMLDPAKISICCSGMNSPAGKLGLSGMVSTVRRQRHREELLVDVMVSGFLFQVCLPAHDVKTRQLWPGTAVMLDFSPDGVRWL; encoded by the coding sequence ATGAGCGCGCTGTATCGTTTACAGAATGTTCGCCAGTCCTATGATGGCCGCACAGTCCTGGCGATTGACGATCTTGAATTACCGGAAAATGGTATTATCGGCTTTTTCGGTCCCAACGGCAGCGGCAAGTCAACCCTGTTCAGCCTGCTGTCGCTTGTTTCCCGGCCATGTTCCGGAAAAATACTTTTCAGGGGACTGGATACGGAAAAGCTGCAACCGGAGCAGAGGCGCTGCATAACTATTCTGCCCCAGGAGCCGTACCTTCTTAAACGAACAGTGTTTGACAATGTGGCGTATGGTCTGAAGATACGCGATATTCGGGATGGGCTGGAAAAGAAGGTGCACGAAGCCCTTTCCTGGGTCGGTCTTCCCGCGTCATTTGCCGGTCGAAAATGGTACCAGCTTTCCGGAGGGGAGGTGCAGCGGGTGGCGCTTGCCGGCAGGTTGATCCTGCGTCCCGAAGTGCTGATTCTTGATGAACCCACTGCCAGCGTGGATATCGGTTCTGCGCAACGGATCCGGGAGGCTGTTTTTCTGGCCAGAAAACAGTGGCAGACCACCCTGCTGATCGCCAGTCATGATCAGGGGTGGCTTGATCAGGTCAGTAATTACCGGGTCGGCCTTTTCCAGGGAAGGGTGGTCAACCACGGTGCGGTAAATTTCCTGTTCGGGCCGTGGCAGGAAAACGGCGCGGATCAGATGGTAAAAAAATTTCCTGACGGCCAGATACTCGTGCTTCCCGGGCCGGCGGACAAAAACAGAAATGTTTCCGTTGCCATGCTGGATCCGGCAAAGATCAGCATCTGTTGCAGCGGTATGAATTCTCCAGCCGGAAAGCTCGGTCTTTCCGGCATGGTCAGTACGGTGCGCCGGCAGCGTCACCGGGAGGAACTGCTCGTGGATGTGATGGTGAGCGGATTCCTTTTTCAGGTATGTCTGCCGGCCCATGATGTGAAAACGCGGCAGCTGTGGCCGGGCACCGCAGTC